A region from the Onychostoma macrolepis isolate SWU-2019 chromosome 18, ASM1243209v1, whole genome shotgun sequence genome encodes:
- the LOC131524872 gene encoding sialic acid-binding Ig-like lectin 13 isoform X2, whose translation MKVSVPKTLSSTSGSCLLIPCLFNISKEREHILDSSPEVTWRQGSLWSLYDKPDFISVRRQKEPVIEVVGDLRKKNCTSVMRNLSSQHSDRYFFRIQSKNFTMTDTKAVRINVSDSLAEPNVTVPVLREGEKVNMTCTAPAPCPSHPPNIKWDPALGGDISQRTQMNADGTQSVSAILNFVPSFHHHELKVNCVSIHPLHREDKPLLSHKTVILSVEYPPKKTWISLTGLVWLGNNMTLTCQSNANPPAVHRWFMKRAGVEEELGVSHVLSFTAAHENTGEYICEAQNPYGAMNSTNLQITVPGISFTAFLSILAVLLLLVFALLILMIYRRYKEPIRSETSQDQNIYANVSASAVKSRQLQSKKTYTINPVYGLKQNLPDESIYANYSSEK comes from the exons ATGAAAGTATCGGTCCCCAAAACCCTGAGCAGCACCAGCGGCTCTTGCCTTCTGATCCCCTGCCTATTCAACATTTCAAAGGAAAGGGAACACATTCTTGACAGTTCACCAGAAGTAACATGGAGACAAGGATCTCTGTGGTCACTCTACGATAAACCTGATTTTATCAGCGTTCGCCGTCAGAAGGAACCTGTGATTGAAGTGGTGGGTGACCTACGAAAGAAGAACTGCACTTCTGTCATGAGAAACCTCAGCAGCCAGCATTCAGATCGTTACTTCTTCAGGATTCAATCTAAGAACTTCACTATGACTGACACAAAAGCTGTGCGCATAAATGTGTCAG ATTCCTTGGCTGAGCCGAATGTAACTGTGCCGGTGCTCAGGGAGGGTGAGAAAGTAAATATGACCTGCACTGCTCCAGCTCCCTGCCCCAGTCACCCTCCAAATATAAAATGGGATCCTGCATTAGGTGGTGACATATCACAGAGGACACAGATGAACGCTGATGGGACTCAGAGTGTTTCTGCCATCTTGAATTTTGTCCCGTCGTTCCACCATCATGAGCTGAAAGTGAACTGTGTTTCCATTCATCCTCTACACAGAGAGGACAAGCCCCTGCTCAGCCACAAGACCGTCATCCTCAGTGTGGAGT ATCCTCCTAAGAAAACATGGATCTCTCTCACAGGCTTGGTCTGGCTTGGTAATAATATGACCCTCACCTGTCAAAGTAATGCCAACCCTCCTGCGGTCCACAGGTGGTTCATGAAGAGAGCAGGTGTAGAGGAAGAACTGGGCGTCTCGCATGTGCTTTCCTTCACTGCGGCCCATGAGAACACTGGGGAATATATTTgtgaggcacagaatccatacGGTGCAATGAACTCCACAAACCTACAGATCACTGTCCCAG GCATATCCTTCACTGCTTTCCTCTCAATTTTGGCAGTTTTATTATTGCTTGTATTTGCACTTCTTATTCTTATGATTTACAGAAG GTATAAAGAACCAATCAGAAGT GAAACAAGCCAAGATCAGAACATTTATGCCAATGTGTCTGCAAGTGCAGTGAAAAGCCGGCAGCTTCAGTCAAAGAAGACCTACACCATTAACCCTGTATACGGACTCAAACAGAATCTCCCCGACGAAAGCATCTACGCAAACTATTCAAGTGAAAAGTAG
- the LOC131524872 gene encoding sialic acid-binding Ig-like lectin 13 isoform X1 — MKNYLSSTQMILRMFAADLLVFSSILSAVWCQPVMKVSVPKTLSSTSGSCLLIPCLFNISKEREHILDSSPEVTWRQGSLWSLYDKPDFISVRRQKEPVIEVVGDLRKKNCTSVMRNLSSQHSDRYFFRIQSKNFTMTDTKAVRINVSDSLAEPNVTVPVLREGEKVNMTCTAPAPCPSHPPNIKWDPALGGDISQRTQMNADGTQSVSAILNFVPSFHHHELKVNCVSIHPLHREDKPLLSHKTVILSVEYPPKKTWISLTGLVWLGNNMTLTCQSNANPPAVHRWFMKRAGVEEELGVSHVLSFTAAHENTGEYICEAQNPYGAMNSTNLQITVPGISFTAFLSILAVLLLLVFALLILMIYRRYKEPIRSETSQDQNIYANVSASAVKSRQLQSKKTYTINPVYGLKQNLPDESIYANYSSEK, encoded by the exons ATGAAAAACTACTTAAG CTCAACTCAGATGATTCTCAGAATGTTTGCTGCAGATCTTCTTGTATTCAGCTCTATTCTATCTG CTGTTTGGTGTCAGCCAGTTATGAAAGTATCGGTCCCCAAAACCCTGAGCAGCACCAGCGGCTCTTGCCTTCTGATCCCCTGCCTATTCAACATTTCAAAGGAAAGGGAACACATTCTTGACAGTTCACCAGAAGTAACATGGAGACAAGGATCTCTGTGGTCACTCTACGATAAACCTGATTTTATCAGCGTTCGCCGTCAGAAGGAACCTGTGATTGAAGTGGTGGGTGACCTACGAAAGAAGAACTGCACTTCTGTCATGAGAAACCTCAGCAGCCAGCATTCAGATCGTTACTTCTTCAGGATTCAATCTAAGAACTTCACTATGACTGACACAAAAGCTGTGCGCATAAATGTGTCAG ATTCCTTGGCTGAGCCGAATGTAACTGTGCCGGTGCTCAGGGAGGGTGAGAAAGTAAATATGACCTGCACTGCTCCAGCTCCCTGCCCCAGTCACCCTCCAAATATAAAATGGGATCCTGCATTAGGTGGTGACATATCACAGAGGACACAGATGAACGCTGATGGGACTCAGAGTGTTTCTGCCATCTTGAATTTTGTCCCGTCGTTCCACCATCATGAGCTGAAAGTGAACTGTGTTTCCATTCATCCTCTACACAGAGAGGACAAGCCCCTGCTCAGCCACAAGACCGTCATCCTCAGTGTGGAGT ATCCTCCTAAGAAAACATGGATCTCTCTCACAGGCTTGGTCTGGCTTGGTAATAATATGACCCTCACCTGTCAAAGTAATGCCAACCCTCCTGCGGTCCACAGGTGGTTCATGAAGAGAGCAGGTGTAGAGGAAGAACTGGGCGTCTCGCATGTGCTTTCCTTCACTGCGGCCCATGAGAACACTGGGGAATATATTTgtgaggcacagaatccatacGGTGCAATGAACTCCACAAACCTACAGATCACTGTCCCAG GCATATCCTTCACTGCTTTCCTCTCAATTTTGGCAGTTTTATTATTGCTTGTATTTGCACTTCTTATTCTTATGATTTACAGAAG GTATAAAGAACCAATCAGAAGT GAAACAAGCCAAGATCAGAACATTTATGCCAATGTGTCTGCAAGTGCAGTGAAAAGCCGGCAGCTTCAGTCAAAGAAGACCTACACCATTAACCCTGTATACGGACTCAAACAGAATCTCCCCGACGAAAGCATCTACGCAAACTATTCAAGTGAAAAGTAG
- the LOC131524872 gene encoding sialic acid-binding Ig-like lectin 13 isoform X3 — protein MKNYLSSTQMILRMFAADLLVFSSILSAVWCQPVMKVSVPKTLSSTSGSCLLIPCLFNISKEREHILDSSPEVTWRQGSLWSLYDKPDFISVRRQKEPVIEVVGDLRKKNCTSVMRNLSSQHSDRYFFRIQSKNFTMTDTKAVRINVSDSLAEPNVTVPVLREGEKVNMTCTAPAPCPSHPPNIKWDPALGGDISQRTQMNADGTQSVSAILNFVPSFHHHELKVNCVSIHPLHREDKPLLSHKTVILSVEYPPKKTWISLTGLVWLGNNMTLTCQSNANPPAVHRWFMKRAGVEEELGVSHVLSFTAAHENTGEYICEAQNPYGAMNSTNLQITVPGIKNQSEVKQAKIRTFMPMCLQVQ, from the exons ATGAAAAACTACTTAAG CTCAACTCAGATGATTCTCAGAATGTTTGCTGCAGATCTTCTTGTATTCAGCTCTATTCTATCTG CTGTTTGGTGTCAGCCAGTTATGAAAGTATCGGTCCCCAAAACCCTGAGCAGCACCAGCGGCTCTTGCCTTCTGATCCCCTGCCTATTCAACATTTCAAAGGAAAGGGAACACATTCTTGACAGTTCACCAGAAGTAACATGGAGACAAGGATCTCTGTGGTCACTCTACGATAAACCTGATTTTATCAGCGTTCGCCGTCAGAAGGAACCTGTGATTGAAGTGGTGGGTGACCTACGAAAGAAGAACTGCACTTCTGTCATGAGAAACCTCAGCAGCCAGCATTCAGATCGTTACTTCTTCAGGATTCAATCTAAGAACTTCACTATGACTGACACAAAAGCTGTGCGCATAAATGTGTCAG ATTCCTTGGCTGAGCCGAATGTAACTGTGCCGGTGCTCAGGGAGGGTGAGAAAGTAAATATGACCTGCACTGCTCCAGCTCCCTGCCCCAGTCACCCTCCAAATATAAAATGGGATCCTGCATTAGGTGGTGACATATCACAGAGGACACAGATGAACGCTGATGGGACTCAGAGTGTTTCTGCCATCTTGAATTTTGTCCCGTCGTTCCACCATCATGAGCTGAAAGTGAACTGTGTTTCCATTCATCCTCTACACAGAGAGGACAAGCCCCTGCTCAGCCACAAGACCGTCATCCTCAGTGTGGAGT ATCCTCCTAAGAAAACATGGATCTCTCTCACAGGCTTGGTCTGGCTTGGTAATAATATGACCCTCACCTGTCAAAGTAATGCCAACCCTCCTGCGGTCCACAGGTGGTTCATGAAGAGAGCAGGTGTAGAGGAAGAACTGGGCGTCTCGCATGTGCTTTCCTTCACTGCGGCCCATGAGAACACTGGGGAATATATTTgtgaggcacagaatccatacGGTGCAATGAACTCCACAAACCTACAGATCACTGTCCCAG GTATAAAGAACCAATCAGAAGT GAAACAAGCCAAGATCAGAACATTTATGCCAATGTGTCTGCAAGTGCAGTGA
- the LOC131524872 gene encoding sialic acid-binding Ig-like lectin 13 isoform X4, which produces MKNYLSSTQMILRMFAADLLVFSSILSAVWCQPVMKVSVPKTLSSTSGSCLLIPCLFNISKEREHILDSSPEVTWRQGSLWSLYDKPDFISVRRQKEPVIEVVGDLRKKNCTSVMRNLSSQHSDRYFFRIQSKNFTMTDTKAVRINVSDSLAEPNVTVPVLREGEKVNMTCTAPAPCPSHPPNIKWDPALGGDISQRTQMNADGTQSVSAILNFVPSFHHHELKVNCVSIHPLHREDKPLLSHKTVILSVEYPPKKTWISLTGLVWLGNNMTLTCQSNANPPAVHRWFMKRAGVEEELGVSHVLSFTAAHENTGEYICEAQNPYGAMNSTNLQITVPDHCKNDNGGKRCPGGDK; this is translated from the exons ATGAAAAACTACTTAAG CTCAACTCAGATGATTCTCAGAATGTTTGCTGCAGATCTTCTTGTATTCAGCTCTATTCTATCTG CTGTTTGGTGTCAGCCAGTTATGAAAGTATCGGTCCCCAAAACCCTGAGCAGCACCAGCGGCTCTTGCCTTCTGATCCCCTGCCTATTCAACATTTCAAAGGAAAGGGAACACATTCTTGACAGTTCACCAGAAGTAACATGGAGACAAGGATCTCTGTGGTCACTCTACGATAAACCTGATTTTATCAGCGTTCGCCGTCAGAAGGAACCTGTGATTGAAGTGGTGGGTGACCTACGAAAGAAGAACTGCACTTCTGTCATGAGAAACCTCAGCAGCCAGCATTCAGATCGTTACTTCTTCAGGATTCAATCTAAGAACTTCACTATGACTGACACAAAAGCTGTGCGCATAAATGTGTCAG ATTCCTTGGCTGAGCCGAATGTAACTGTGCCGGTGCTCAGGGAGGGTGAGAAAGTAAATATGACCTGCACTGCTCCAGCTCCCTGCCCCAGTCACCCTCCAAATATAAAATGGGATCCTGCATTAGGTGGTGACATATCACAGAGGACACAGATGAACGCTGATGGGACTCAGAGTGTTTCTGCCATCTTGAATTTTGTCCCGTCGTTCCACCATCATGAGCTGAAAGTGAACTGTGTTTCCATTCATCCTCTACACAGAGAGGACAAGCCCCTGCTCAGCCACAAGACCGTCATCCTCAGTGTGGAGT ATCCTCCTAAGAAAACATGGATCTCTCTCACAGGCTTGGTCTGGCTTGGTAATAATATGACCCTCACCTGTCAAAGTAATGCCAACCCTCCTGCGGTCCACAGGTGGTTCATGAAGAGAGCAGGTGTAGAGGAAGAACTGGGCGTCTCGCATGTGCTTTCCTTCACTGCGGCCCATGAGAACACTGGGGAATATATTTgtgaggcacagaatccatacGGTGCAATGAACTCCACAAACCTACAGATCACTGTCCCAG ATCATTGTAAAAATGATAATGGAGGTAAGAGATGCCCAGGTGGTGATAAATAG